The segment CGGAACTGCTCGAGTCGGGGCGGGCGCGGGTAGTCCCACACCGACTCCTGGCCGGGACCGGGTTTCTCGGGGACGGGTCTCACCAGCCGCGCCGCTTCCACTCCGCCAGGTGCGGGCGTTCGGCGCCGAGCGTGGTGTCATCGCCGTGCCCGGGATAGACCACGGTGGAATCGGGGTATACGTCGAACAACTTGTCCGACACGTCAGCGAGCAGCCGGTCGAAGTCACCGTCCTTCCAGGTCTTGCCGACCCCACCGGGGAACAGGCAGTCCCCGGTGAACAGATGGGTGGTGTCACCGTCGGCGCCGCGCAGCGCCAGAGCGACCGAACCCTCGGTGTGACCTTGGAGGTGAATCACGTCGAACGTGAGTTCGCCGATGGTGATCTTGTCGCCGTCGGCCAGCAGACGGTCCGGGCGCACCGGGAGCGGTTCGGCGTCGAGCTCGTGGGCCGCGGTCGGCGCACCGGTCGCTTCGGCCACGGCCGCGAGGGCCTGCCAGTGGTCATAGTGCTGGTGGCTCGTCACGATCAGCGCGATATCGGGCGCGTGCGCCCTGATCAGGTCGACCAGCGCGTCGGCATCGTTGGCGGCGTCGATGAGCAGGGTCTTCCCGGTGGCGGAACAGGTCACCAGGTAGGCGTTGTTGTCCATGGGGCCGACGGAGGCCTTGATGATCGTCGCCGCGGGCAGGGTGCGCCGAGCGGCGGCGCCGTTGTCGACGTGGCCGGTATAGGACTCGCTGAACACGATCTGAGGGCTGGTCACACCCCAACGCTATCCGGCTCGACTCCGGCTTGTCGGTGGGTGCACTTAGCATGGGCCGTGAATTCTGTCTTGGGAGGAAAACCCGTTGTCTGACCGTCTGATCGTCAAGGGTGCGCGTGAGCACAACCTGCGTGGAGTCGACCTTGATCTGCCGCGCGACGCCCTGATCGTGTTCACCGGCCTGTCCGGGTCGGGGAAGTCCTCACTGGCCTTCGACACGATCTTCGCCGAGGGGCAGCGCCGCTACGTCGAGTCGCTGTCGGCGTATGCGCGGCAGTTCCTCGGCCAGATGGACAAACCCGACGTCGATTTCATCGAGGGGCTGTCCCCGGCGGTGTCCATCGACCAGAAATCCACCAACCGCAACCCGCGCTCGACCGTCGGCACCATCACCGAGGTCTACGACTACCTGCGTCTGCTCTACGCCCGGGCCGGCACCCCGCACTGCCCGGTGTGCGGTGAGCGCATCGCCCGGCAGACCCCGCAGCAGATCGTCGACCAGGTGCTGGCCATGGAGGAAGGCGCCAAGTTCCAGGTGCTCGCGCCCGTGGTGCGCACCCGCAAGGGCGAGTTCGTCGACCTCTTCGACAAGCTCAACTCGCAGGGCTACAGCCGGGTGCGTGTCGACGGTGTGGTCTATCCGCTGACCGACCCGCCCAAGCTCAAGAAGCAGGAGAAGCACGATATCGAGGTGGTCGTCGACCGCCTCACCGTCAAGGCCAGCAGCAAGCAGCGCCTCACCGACTCGGTGGAAACCGCGCTGGGGCTGGCCGACGGCATCCTCGTGCTGGAATTCGTCGACCGCGAGGACGACCACCCGCATCGCGAACAGCGGTTCTCCGAGAAGCTGGCCTGCCCGAACGGGCACCCGCTGGCCGTTGACGATCTCGAGCCGCGGTCGTTCTCCTTCAATTCGCCCTACGGCGCCTGCCCCGAATGCACCGGCCTGGGCATCAAGAAGGAGGTCGACCCCGACCTGGTGGTGCCC is part of the Mycobacterium adipatum genome and harbors:
- a CDS encoding MBL fold metallo-hydrolase encodes the protein MTSPQIVFSESYTGHVDNGAAARRTLPAATIIKASVGPMDNNAYLVTCSATGKTLLIDAANDADALVDLIRAHAPDIALIVTSHQHYDHWQALAAVAEATGAPTAAHELDAEPLPVRPDRLLADGDKITIGELTFDVIHLQGHTEGSVALALRGADGDTTHLFTGDCLFPGGVGKTWKDGDFDRLLADVSDKLFDVYPDSTVVYPGHGDDTTLGAERPHLAEWKRRGW